The genomic stretch CAACCGTAGCGATAGTGGAAATACTGCTCAGAGCTGCTGGGCCGGTTCATGACCTCGTCGTTGATGCTAGAGATGTAGAGCACCAGGCCAACAACCAGAGAGAGACCTGGGGGACCCAAAGGATTGGATGGAGGGACCGGGGAGGCGCTCGGACCCAGGGGGCATGGGGATCCTCAACCATCTGGCCCAAAGGAGAGGTGACTGTGAGCTAGGCACAAGGGCAACCCTCCTcggggagaaagaggaacaggGGGAGGGGCTCTGGGTTGGATTCTTCCCTTGTGCTCCATGACACTCTGTCCAGAGTCCACAGAacttcccccccactccctctatggctccctctggccctccctgcCGCTTCCCCCCATCTACCAGGCAAGACCCTCACCCGAGAGGATGAAGAAGATGCCGGAGACGAAGGCCAGGATGGTCCTCTGAGGGCGGATGTGACCTATGTTGCTGATGACGAAGGCCGTAAAGACGAGGAAGAGGCTGAccatggggaagggggtggcggtCCGCACCGTCTctggtgaggggaaagggggcgaCGGGTCAAGGGTCTCCCTCAGGagaccccctcttccctcttcccccatagctcaccccgccccctcctccaggctCCACCCCCGGCCTCACTCAGAATGTTCTCCGTATTCTCTGTCACCAAGTTGATCTCGGGCTCCAGGAAATACTCGGAGGCGACACAGCGGCCTTTCTCCCGGCCTGGGGGTAAGGAGAAGGGTCGGGGTCAGTCCAGGAGCTTTGCCGGGgcctagaggtcttccctgacttaagcccccctttcctcttctccctctcccttctgtgtcaccctgacttgctcccttcattcatcccccctaccAGTCCTTCATCCCCCCCTACCAGTCCCAGGGCACTTATATccatctctataatttatttatttatatcaaggtccgtctccccctctagattgtaagcgccttgtgagcaggaaatgtgcctgttataaagctatactgtattctcccaagtgctcaataaatacaattaaatgaatgaatgaatgaacaaatacgattgattgatgagggtcaggggtcaggggtggggttcggggcaaaagggggtgggggctgggtggaggggggggaaaTCCAGAGTttagggggagggggtcaggcaCCGAATGGTGGGGtcggggtgaagggggaggggatggggtggaagAGGCGGGGTCGTAGCCAGGTACAGAGGGAGGAGCTGGAGTCAAGGGGGCAGGGTCGGGGAAGAAGGGCAGaaatgggggcggagggggaggggccgaagtggaggaggagggggcagagtgaagggggcgggggcagaacattcattcaatcgtatttatgaagggcttactgtgtgcggagcactgtactaagcgctgatatacagtacagcaataatgAGTGCCAATCCCCGTCCACGACGTTGTGAGCCTGCGGTCTGCCCCCAGAGAGGGGGAGCGGGCGACTGGGGCCTTGAGGTCGGCCGGGAGTGGACGAAGTAGGGTTTGGGGGCCTCCGGCCTCGAGTAGCCACGGCCTgagaggcgggaggccgggggcaaTGGGGTTGAccgaagggagaagaaggaagaggagcaggccgcggaggggagaggagccgggaCGCCGGGACGCCGGGGGCCCGTACCTGCGAAGAAGCAGACCCGCCAGAGCCCGGCGTGCAAGGCCATCTTGACTTCGGTGGTCTGGTTCTGGGGCAGGACGGTGCCCTCCTCCATGTAGAGCCAGTAGTCCGTGCTGACGGCGATGCCCACCAGGAGCAGCCCGCAGGCCCCGAACACGCTGCTCAGCAGGGTCAGCGCCCGGCTGCTGCAGTTACTCATTCTGGGCGGCGGGGGACGCCCTGCgggacctgggggagggggacggacagaggggcagagaacccaggacccccggacccggaccccggacccccggccctcgccctcccccctgTCCCGGACGGGCACTGTGGACAACCCGaatcgcttgcatccaccccggcgcttaggacggcgcctagcacatagtaggcgctcaacaaataccagatttataataataatcgttatgaTTATCCCGCGGTCCCCTTGGCCCGGGACCCCCATTTGGGCCCGGTCCCTGGCCCCGTCattccctcctccgtccccctctGCAAAGACCTCGacgccctcccccacacccccagcctTCTCCCGGGACCCAGGAATCCCCGGCCTCCCATCACCGCTCCGGAGCCGAGGATTCGGGCCCCCCCCAACACCGTCCCCCGCGAGACCCCGTGTCCGGtcatcagctcctcctcctcctccgggcttcCCTCCGTCCTCCGGCGGTGACATCCTCGTCCTCTCCTCCACACACCCCCCCGAAAAGTCCCCAGCGGGCCCGGGCCTCCAGCCCAacctccccaccgccccggccTCCAGGATCCTGGACCAAGGCATcccggccttccccttcccccctcccctcctcagaatctccttccctctcacagccccgcccccttctcccaggACCCCAGCGTCCCCGCATCCAAGCCCCCCGGGATCCCGGCCCCGACAAGCCTCCCACTTTCTCCcggccatccatccatccatccatccatccatccatccatccatccatccatccatccacccatccatccatcccggcCATCCcggccatccatccatcctggccatccatccatccctcccggcGATCCCggccatccattcatccatccgtccgtccgtccgtccgtccgtccgtccgtccgtccgtccctcccggcggccccggccgcggCTCACCTTGCTCAGCGCTGGGTGGGCGCTCCGGACTCCGGGCTCCGCAGCCGCATGTCCGGCCTgtcggcccccccggcccccctcggcccccccggcccccctcccggccccgggcctcgccgccccctcccctcccggggtgTCCCGAGCCCCCGATGCCCGCGTCCCCGGTCCCCCTCGGTCCCCCCGCCGCGGTCCGGGCCTCACTCGGCGGACGGAGAAGAGAGCAGCCCCGGCCCCGCGCTCATTGGCTGAgccgggatggggtggggggggagagggagggagggaggagggagcaaatggttggggcgggggaggggggagggggctgggaaagagggagggagagggggatgggaggggatagaggaacgggatggggagggggacaccccagagaggtggaagggggagggggagaaaggcggagaaggagggaagtggaaaagtgaggagggggaggaaggtgggagagggaccagaaagggtagagatggagagagaaggatggagagacgGATCCACAGAGGGACAGTGGCGGAAAGATGCTGAGAgccggagggaagaggagagggaggaggaggccgttaCAGAGACAGGTCCGGGACGAAGGGAAttggggcagggggcagcggggagagacaaggagggggaagggtcgggcggccggggggagatgggggagatgggggccgGCCTGGGGGGTGGCCGGTCCTCGGATCGAGAAGGGGGAATCGGAATCTAAAGATGTGGGGATTTAGGAGATTtcgtgggccggggtggggggtcgggggtgcaGGTCCTTGGGGAGGGGGCGTTGGgaaggtgttgggggggggggggtgtcccggaGCGTCTCGGCGCAGAGACCCGGTGCCTGCAGCCGCCGCGGAGCCAGGAGCCGGGCCAGCCCGCCCCCCGTGATGTCAGCGAGGCCACTCTTAAAGGCGCAGCCAGGACTGTTTATGTAGGGTCGGTTGGAAGTCCCCggacttataattattattaataataataataatagtattcactaAGCGCTGTctatgcgctaagcgctggggtagatccaaggtcatcggattgtcccacctggggctcacagtctttacctcccttttacagaagagggaactgaggcccagggaagtgaaatgacttgcccaaggtcacacagcagacgaatggcggagtcgggattagaacccacgtcatctgacttcccaagcccgggctctttccgctaaaccacgctgcctctcattagCCCCCGGCCTGGTCCCGGGTTAGGTTCGGGAGGtgggtggagtgggaggaggaggagcctctaAATCCCTTAaaagggacgggaaggatgagggaggatgggagagccCAGGATAACCGGGGGATTAACGCTTCCCCCAATTCCACGACACCTGAAATAGAGGGCACCCGtggaagcttgaaggtggtaggttcgaGTCTGACAAAAGGAAACGCTCCTTCACACAGAGGTGGAAAGCACAATCAGTTAGGCAGGCAGAATATCTTGGGGGTGTAGGCGGATTCGTGGAGGAGAAGTCCACAGCGAAGGCACAGCGTTCCTGCTTTCGCTCCTTCGATCAGAGGCCCTCTGGGGCTGAACGGACTGCAGGTTAGAcgccccttccaccccctccccccacgtcCAGGGGCGTTACTTAGGTACCTAAGggtctggggaggtgggaggggatgtgAGCGCTAGGATCCCCGAGGGCGGTAGAGCCTGAGAGGAGGAGATTCCTGAGTCTCTGAAGGGAGTTGGGGTAGAAGGGGAGTCTCGGAGGTTGGGAGACAGGATGTGGAGATGGTCAGGGTAGACTAGACtggaaggaaatatgtctaccaactctactatactctcccaggtgcttaatacagtgctctgcacacggtaagcactcaataaatatcgattgactgggaaaatgagagaagaggcagagagacctaGAAAGACCAGAAGCACCGTAGGCTAGcggcaagagcaagggcctgggaatcacgcctgggttctaatcctgtctagtCCATTTGCCTGCAGCACGGTCTTGGGTAAaatacttctcttggcctcagtttccttctctgtaaaaatggggattgactctgtgctctcccccttagaccttgagctccctgtgggacagagactgcatccgatctacctcttatctacctcaggtctcggcacatagtgcttaacaaatgccagtatttttattattagtcataGACCCAGAGTTAATGAGAGGGGCCTGAGGGAGGCGACACACCAGAGTTTCCAGCATCAAAATCCCAATTTTATTTCCAGCTGTGCACGGGGGAAGGGGGCCAAAGCCACGTGAAGTCAGGAGGGAGGATGTCCCAGGTGTGATGAAGCATGTTCCTGACCTGACTGGAGCCATGCACATGGGAAGCTGGGGGGGCAGTGAAGCCAGGGTCTCTGCTGTTGCCGTGAGATGAGCCACAGTGTCCCGGCCCTCCTGAGGGAGAAGGGTGGGtgtgttccccctccacccccagccaacCCCTGGTGGGTTGCTCCTGGTCCCAGAGGCCATGGCCACCTAGCCCGGAGGAAAGGACTCCCTGAGCATCTCCCTGGGCTCTCTCAGGGCAATGGGGGCAAATCCAGGCAACCTGTGGAGAGTGATGCTGGTCTAGGGTCCGAGGGTGTGTGAAACCCAACAGCTCTAGAACATGCAGAAGAATATAGAACCCGGAGCACAATCTAAGCGCTTGGTTCTGGGTCAGGATCTAGAGCAGGAAGAGGGGAGTTTCTAGAACGCAGACCGCTACAGTGGgtcagtcgggggtgggggggaaagaggaagatctAAGCTCCTGAGGCAAATGGAAGCCCAGAGGGGCCACGGAAGGGGAAGATCCCTGACCCAAAGGGGAGACCTGAATCCCAAAAGGGCCCCAGGGAGGGGTTGGAACGTCAGGGGTGGGAACCCAACCCGGAAGGGCTCTTAGAATTGCTAAGGCCAACTTAAAACTGGGAGAAAGAACCCGGTCCCAGTAGAAGAACCATCAGCAGGTAAGTGGATACCCTTGGAACGGGTTGGGGGTGGAACCCCGAAGCTACAGGGGGACCTAGTATCAATGGAGAGAACTGAAAGCTGGTGGGAATCACaattgggaggtggaggaggggttcTTGGAGCTGTCAAAGATCCCTAAGACAGGCTACGAAGCCGAGAATGGCCAGGGGCACCTAGAACTAGGAGATATATAGGATCGGTTGGGCACCTAAGACCGGCAGAGGGAGCGGAACCAGGAGATACGGAGAACTGACAGGGACTACTAGAACCAGGAGAGATACGGAACCAGGAGGGACAATCTAGAACTGGAAGAAGCCAGTATGAAGAGGGGAGTTCCCAGgaccacgggggggggggtgggggtcaaatGGCGGGCAGGgggctgctggggtggatatgttcAGGGTGCAAGAAGTCAGGATTGACGTAGGTGAAACCCTGGAAGTCAGACTGATCGATGCTGGCTAAGACGAGTCGGTCCGGGGGGGTCAGTGCCGGTGCTGCCCGCGTGAAGAACTTGTCAAAATTCTCACCACTCCGACCGCACTGGGGAGGACAGGAAGTTGAGGTCAGTTCAGGGCTCTCCTTCTCCCCAAGGGCATTCCTCCTACAGTCTCACTTCCTTTCCCAGTTCATTCCCAAACTCCAAATCATATCAACCCAACTGTTACCTCTTGCGCTTCTGTATTTATTTAAACTCATCTTTGGCACTtatatatattcaattatttattattcaatatttattctgatgtatctcccaagtgcttagtacagtgctctgcacacagtaagagttcaataaatacaaatgaatgaatcatttcttCTGATTCCACTAATGCTAGCTGACTCTCCTAATAATATAGTAACTCTCttgctgaaaatatttttatgtctgtcttcctccctttgaGAGGAAGCTGTTTTCTGGCAGGAAATTCAGctcgtgcttctgttgtaccttcccaaggccttagtacagtgtttagactgtgagcccatcaatgggcagggattgtctctatctgttgccgaactgtacattccaagcgctaagtacagtgctctgcacatagtaagtgctcaataaatactgttgaatgaataaatacactgcactgcacccaataaatactacattGCTACTAATAATATTACTACCTGCAATCTCAttcacctcttgtctctcccacatccccttcccccattGCTCCCCTCCGggtggtcggggcgggggggtggcgggCAGTCATGAGCTGGAACCTCATGGGGTCAGAATGGGGAGGGGGTTTGGTAAGAGAGGGAAACTGGGGTCATTTCATATGCTTGATGGGGCTagggagaagggacaggaaagggcaggtgCTAGAAATCAGTCAGCAGGGAGGTAAAAGGGGATGAGAAGAAGGAATGGGTGGGGACATATGTGGGGTTAAGGGGGAACGGACTTGTGGAgaaggcagagtgaggaggtcAGGGTCAGGGACTACTGACCGGGCGAGGCCGGAAGGGCGGAGCCACCTCCAGTCGCTCTAGCCGCTCCCAGTCAATCCAGCGGAAGAAGCCATGACTGCGGATGGCGGCCTCGCCTTCTGGACCTGAGCCCAGCCGCTTCCCTGGATGCTTGGTcaggaactgggggggggggggagcaaagggggaTCAGAGattagggggaaagagagagagagagaaacagacatgagaagaaaacaaaacaggcaGAGGAAACAGTGATCCAGAGAGACGCAGGTGACTTGCAGGCCTCAGAGGTAAAGGGTTTGGGCTTGAATCCCCCTCACCTCAGGGGCTGgagaccccacccccccacccacctcactgCTCCCCCCGACCTATCAACCCAGCTCCCAGGGACAGGACTGGGTGTCCCTGAGTTTCGTCGGGGGGACGAGGGGTCCGGACAGCTAGGTCTCTTCATGCAGAGCATTATGGGGGTGGGTCTGGGCTGGGAGGTAGACTTTAGGGTCCTTGGAGGGTGGTGGTCCAGGTCTCACCCCTTTGCAGACGGCCACGGCTTCCCGACTCAGGGCTTTGGGGTAGGAGACCGTCTGTTCCACAATGGCCTGGAAAagttcttcctcatcctccccgtCAAATGGGGGCTGTGCGGGGGAACGGGAGGATGTGAGGGAGACCAGGGGAGTGTGAGGTCCCCCACCAATATTCTCTCTAACCCTCAGactgcccccacctccaccccctagcTCTCTCTACCCCAGGCCTTCATTTCTCCCTTCTCACCCAGAAGCCCCATCTTTTTTCCATTCCTCATCTGTCAGCTCCCCTCTTCTAGCTGCCCCAATCTCCCATCTTTGTCCTCtggttcctcagctcccccttcacaacctctcctctgccttctgcccCTGTGGAGTCGTGGAACGAACCCAggaatcggaagacctgggcttgaatcccggcttCGTCACTTGCCTGACATataaccttggtcaaatcacttaatttctctgtgtctcggtttcctcatcatctaatggggattcaatacctgttctccctccgacttgggCTGTAatccccaagtaggacagagttTCATCTgagtgtattgtatctacccttgtgcttaacaaataccactctttgttattgttattattattactagtcctcCAACTATCATTCCTTCCCCATATTGTCCTGACTCCCCCCAtcatccttcctcttccccattccccccaccctttcAAATGTCCCACCCCATTTTTAGGCCTCTACCTGTCCAGCCAACATCTCATATAGCAGGACTCCAAATGACCACCAGTCCACAGACTTGCCATATGGCTGATACGCAATAAtctggagaggcaggaaggaggaaggtggtTGGTCACCAGGCTCAGGGGAGATGGCAGCTCCTTTCATCCCCCCAAAACACAGGTCCTAGCTGCTGCTTTGAGTGTGGGTGGGGGGCAAAGCCAGGGCAGGGGAGACCTGAACCCTTaaggggactggggtgggggtgggggaggtagcAGGGGACCGGTTGGATGAGCCTCTGAGGGAAGTGGGGGTGAGGATAAAGTCAAAGGCTAGGGGCAGGACGCCTGGGTCCTGGGAGGGAGACCTCCGGGGCAATGTAGTCCGGGGTGCCACAGAAGGTGCGGGTGGTGGTCCCGGGGAAGACGTTCTCCTTGCACATCCCGAAATCCGTGATCTTGATGTGGCCATCAGCATCCAGCATCACGTTATCTAGCTTGAGGTCCCtgttgtggggcggggtgggtcaggggagttggggggaagagagaagaaaagacacagaaaaagagaaaggcagagagctggctgggggaaagagagatggaaaaggGATGAGTGGTATAAGGGGATAGAGtggtggcagagagggatgggggagagtggtTTGGGCGGGCAGGAGGCtagagggggcaagggatgggcatTAGAGAATGGGGGGAGACTGGTTTGGGGAGGACGGAAAGAGAGCTGGAGATTGGTCCTgagaggagagtggtggaggcagaaatcAGGGGCGGGGGCAGAATGTAGAGAAGAGGGGCCTGGAATTGGTTTGGGGAAAGAATTAGGGTTTCTGGGCCCTTCCACCTGTAGATGATCCCCTGGTTGTGCAGGAAGAACAGTCCAATGGCGATTTCAGCTGCGTAGAACCTGCCAGCAGAAGTTGCACAGTGAAACTGTCCATCTCCTACAgttccctgcttcctcccccagAGGCCCCATGGACTGACCCCCATCCCTCAGGGGAGTCCAGACCCCTGTGGTGAGTAAGCAGTGGGTCCAGAAGCTGCTGGGAGCTGCTGTAGTTCCCTTAACTCCCCTTAGGGTCCCCTAACCCTCTCCTGGTCCTTTCAGCCTTCTGACCCCTGCCCTTTTTGACCCCTCCAAACCTTCCGGCATTTGCCTatctctttcccatttccccctcccagttctacacagcccctctgcctcccacctaatGAACTCCACTCCCACTtgtgccccttccctcttcccagccgtcTGTTCCTGCTCGCCCATCTTGCCTTCCAACACTCCCCTCTtggcctcctctgactcccacgatcCCCGGGGTTCCGTTCCTGAATAGATGTCTGGAaggtgggggcgaggggaccaccccggggggggggcctaGGTGTGGTGGCTCTGTGGTTGTCGTTGCCATTGTGTTGGCAGTTGTTCACTCACGCA from Ornithorhynchus anatinus isolate Pmale09 chromosome 10, mOrnAna1.pri.v4, whole genome shotgun sequence encodes the following:
- the CACNG7 gene encoding voltage-dependent calcium channel gamma-7 subunit codes for the protein MSNCSSRALTLLSSVFGACGLLLVGIAVSTDYWLYMEEGTVLPQNQTTEVKMALHAGLWRVCFFAGREKGRCVASEYFLEPEINLVTENTENILKTVRTATPFPMVSLFLVFTAFVISNIGHIRPQRTILAFVSGIFFILSGLSLVVGLVLYISSINDEVMNRPSSSEQYFHYRYGWSFAFAASSFLLKEGAGVMSVYLFTKRYAEEEMYRPHPAFYRPRLSDCSDYSGQFLQPEAWHRGRSPSDISSDVSIQMTQNYPPAIKYPDHIHISTSPC